From a single Prochlorococcus sp. MIT 0603 genomic region:
- the trxA gene encoding thioredoxin, with amino-acid sequence MSSAAAVTDSSFEQEVLQSSIPVLVDFWAPWCGPCRMVSPIVDEISKDFEGKIKVCKLNTDENPNVAGQYGIRSIPTLMIFKGGQKVDTVVGAVPKATLSSTISKHL; translated from the coding sequence ATGTCTAGCGCTGCTGCTGTAACCGATTCTTCATTCGAGCAGGAAGTGCTCCAGAGTAGTATACCTGTACTTGTAGACTTCTGGGCACCCTGGTGTGGTCCATGCAGGATGGTTTCACCTATTGTTGATGAAATTTCAAAAGATTTTGAAGGCAAAATAAAAGTTTGCAAACTCAATACAGACGAAAATCCCAATGTTGCAGGTCAATACGGTATTCGCAGTATTCCAACACTAATGATCTTCAAGGGTGGGCAAAAAGTTGATACAGTTGTAGGCGCTGTACCTAAAGCCACTCTTTCCAGCACGATATCCAAGCATCTATGA
- a CDS encoding GuaB3 family IMP dehydrogenase-related protein: MDIQLGHSKHVRRAYGIDEIALVPGGKTVDPENTETTLLLGNKELEIPIIASAMDGVMDVNMAVTLSRLGALGVLNLEGVQTRYEDPQKVLERISSIGKNEFVPLMQEIYSQPIQEDLIKRRISEIKGQGGVAAVSGTPIAALNFQESIAQADLFFLQATVVSTEHIGKKDQTKLDISKLCKTLGIPVIVGNCVTYEVAINLMKAGASAILVGIGPGAACTSRGVLGVGVPQATAVSDCSAARDDYQKETGKYIPIIADGGIITGGDICKCIACGADGVMIGSPIARAYEAPGNGFHWGMATPSPVLPRGTRIKVGSTGSIKQILRGPATLDDGTHNLLGALKTSMGTLGAQTIKEMQKVEVVIAPSLLSEGKVYQKAQQLGMGK, encoded by the coding sequence TTGGATATTCAACTCGGCCACTCAAAACATGTTCGTCGTGCTTATGGCATAGATGAAATAGCACTCGTACCTGGAGGAAAAACAGTAGATCCAGAAAACACAGAGACAACCTTATTACTAGGCAATAAAGAACTCGAAATACCAATTATCGCAAGTGCAATGGATGGTGTGATGGATGTAAATATGGCGGTTACACTTTCGAGACTTGGTGCATTAGGAGTATTGAACCTTGAAGGAGTACAAACCAGATACGAGGACCCTCAGAAGGTATTAGAACGTATTTCTTCAATAGGCAAAAACGAGTTTGTCCCGCTAATGCAAGAAATATATAGTCAGCCCATACAAGAAGACTTGATAAAAAGAAGAATAAGTGAAATCAAAGGCCAAGGAGGAGTAGCAGCTGTAAGTGGAACTCCTATTGCAGCACTTAATTTTCAAGAATCAATTGCTCAAGCAGATCTATTTTTTCTTCAAGCAACAGTGGTATCAACTGAGCATATTGGGAAAAAGGATCAAACAAAGCTAGACATCTCTAAACTTTGCAAAACATTAGGCATACCAGTAATAGTAGGCAATTGTGTAACTTATGAAGTAGCAATCAATCTAATGAAAGCAGGGGCTTCAGCAATTCTTGTTGGAATAGGCCCTGGTGCAGCATGTACATCTAGAGGAGTTCTTGGTGTTGGAGTACCTCAAGCTACTGCTGTATCAGATTGTTCAGCAGCACGAGATGATTATCAAAAAGAGACTGGAAAATATATACCTATAATTGCCGATGGAGGAATTATTACTGGTGGAGATATTTGCAAATGTATTGCATGTGGAGCGGATGGCGTAATGATCGGTTCTCCTATTGCTAGAGCGTATGAGGCTCCAGGCAATGGTTTCCACTGGGGGATGGCGACGCCCAGTCCAGTACTTCCAAGAGGAACCAGAATAAAAGTTGGGTCAACTGGAAGCATAAAGCAAATACTTCGTGGGCCAGCGACCTTAGACGATGGGACTCACAATTTATTGGGTGCATTAAAAACATCAATGGGGACTCTTGGTGCGCAAACAATAAAAGAAATGCAAAAAGTAGAGGTAGTCATAGCACCATCGCTTCTATCGGAAGGGAAGGTATATCAAAAGGCCCAACAACTTGGAATGGGCAAATGA
- a CDS encoding RNA methyltransferase, translating to MNLNTHKLKIILVEPLGEINIGSVARLCANFDVNELRLVSPLCDPMSTDSIKMAVHGKRFLENVSIYSNLIDAINDCGRVVATCGRIDHGNIPLHSSENALKWLLEKNTQKPIAIIFGREDRGLKNSELQMAQKVLTLRTSHQYPSLNLSHAVGIVLHELSSYSQKDFSHKLSSKAEPASAKELNDFLEDTKSLLLEVGFLLQHTSQARISKIKGLLQRAEARSEDIALIRGMIRQIRWFSQNKNQDL from the coding sequence GTGAATCTAAACACTCATAAACTAAAAATCATTCTTGTTGAGCCACTAGGAGAAATAAATATTGGAAGTGTAGCAAGACTTTGTGCAAACTTTGATGTAAATGAATTACGACTAGTTTCACCACTATGCGATCCAATGAGTACTGATTCAATAAAGATGGCTGTTCATGGTAAACGATTCCTAGAAAATGTATCGATTTATTCAAATCTTATAGATGCTATTAATGATTGTGGTCGTGTAGTTGCAACTTGTGGTCGGATTGATCATGGAAATATTCCTCTCCATTCCTCAGAGAATGCATTGAAATGGCTTTTAGAAAAAAACACACAAAAGCCTATTGCAATAATTTTTGGGCGCGAAGATAGAGGTCTTAAAAATTCAGAACTGCAAATGGCCCAAAAAGTTCTAACATTAAGAACATCCCATCAATATCCTTCATTAAATCTCTCCCATGCTGTGGGAATTGTCCTCCATGAGTTATCCTCATATTCTCAAAAAGATTTTTCACACAAATTATCATCAAAAGCTGAACCTGCTTCAGCAAAAGAGCTTAATGATTTTTTAGAAGATACTAAGAGCTTATTATTAGAAGTAGGCTTTCTGCTACAACATACTTCTCAAGCACGAATTTCTAAAATAAAAGGGTTATTGCAAAGGGCAGAAGCGAGAAGTGAAGATATTGCTTTAATAAGAGGTATGATAAGGCAAATACGATGGTTTTCTCAAAATAAAAACCAGGATCTATAA
- the petG gene encoding cytochrome b6-f complex subunit V, giving the protein MIEPLLCGIVLGLVPITILGLFVAAWNQYRRGSAMPDWE; this is encoded by the coding sequence ATGATTGAACCTCTACTCTGTGGAATTGTTTTAGGCTTAGTCCCTATCACTATTTTAGGTTTATTTGTGGCTGCATGGAATCAATATAGACGCGGCAGTGCTATGCCTGATTGGGAGTGA
- a CDS encoding c-type cytochrome: protein MKSTSSIGAVEAENLKRGLIPLLIICGISCLLILFLLINNAKKDPYIEKSLSLTGSIDKGSKLFRMNCVGCHGISAQGFVGPQLNNVTDDLNDEKIIKQIIKGLTPPMPSFEMEPQSMADLLVYLHSLNS, encoded by the coding sequence GTGAAAAGCACTTCATCAATTGGTGCAGTTGAGGCAGAAAACCTTAAAAGAGGTTTGATTCCCTTATTAATAATCTGTGGAATTTCTTGTCTTTTAATTCTGTTCTTACTAATAAACAATGCTAAGAAAGATCCATATATAGAAAAAAGTCTTAGCCTCACAGGGTCTATAGATAAAGGCAGCAAGCTTTTTCGAATGAATTGCGTAGGGTGTCATGGAATCAGTGCGCAAGGATTTGTAGGCCCTCAACTAAATAATGTGACTGATGATTTAAACGACGAAAAAATTATCAAGCAAATTATAAAAGGTCTTACACCTCCCATGCCCAGCTTTGAGATGGAACCTCAATCAATGGCAGATCTACTTGTTTATCTTCATTCATTGAATTCTTAG
- the bchI gene encoding magnesium chelatase ATPase subunit I: MSSPRKRRVFPFAAVIGQAEMKLALLLNVIDPRIGGVMIMGDRGTGKSTTIRALADLLPEITVVQGDPYNSSPDDPDLQSSEVKGLIDQGEVPITEKAQVPMVDLPLGATEDRLCGTIDIEKALSEGVRAFEPGLLAKANRGLLYVDEVNLLDDHLVDVLLDSAASGWNTVEREGISIRHPARFVLIGSGNPEEGELRPQLLDRFGMSVEVRTVREPELRVQVVDQRTAFDNDPDAFTSAIEASQEALQNKVLSAQELLQKVEIDDDLRLKISAICGELDVDGLRGDIVTNRSARALAAFEGRSEVTEDDVARVISCSLRHRLRKDPLEQIDSGDRVIKAFCKIFERSDQNTLNEFELASAE, encoded by the coding sequence GTGAGTTCACCTCGGAAGCGCAGGGTTTTCCCCTTTGCAGCAGTAATTGGACAAGCAGAGATGAAGCTTGCTCTTCTTCTCAACGTAATTGACCCTCGCATTGGCGGGGTGATGATTATGGGAGATCGTGGTACAGGGAAATCAACCACAATTAGAGCCTTGGCAGACCTCCTACCCGAAATTACCGTAGTACAAGGAGACCCATACAACAGTTCCCCAGATGATCCTGATCTCCAAAGTTCAGAAGTCAAGGGATTAATTGATCAAGGAGAAGTTCCAATTACGGAGAAAGCCCAGGTACCAATGGTTGACCTGCCACTAGGTGCAACTGAGGATCGCTTATGCGGAACAATTGACATCGAGAAAGCATTAAGTGAAGGAGTAAGAGCTTTTGAACCAGGACTGCTAGCAAAAGCAAATAGAGGCCTTTTGTATGTAGATGAAGTAAATCTCTTGGATGATCATCTTGTTGATGTGCTTCTTGATTCAGCAGCTTCTGGATGGAATACGGTTGAGCGAGAAGGTATTTCTATAAGGCATCCAGCTAGATTTGTCCTTATTGGTTCAGGAAATCCAGAAGAAGGCGAATTAAGGCCACAACTTCTTGACCGTTTTGGAATGAGTGTGGAGGTTCGTACAGTTAGGGAGCCAGAACTGAGAGTTCAAGTTGTTGATCAAAGAACAGCATTTGACAATGATCCTGACGCGTTCACCTCTGCTATTGAGGCATCTCAGGAAGCTCTTCAGAACAAAGTTCTCTCTGCTCAAGAGCTACTTCAAAAAGTTGAGATCGATGATGACCTTCGCCTTAAAATCTCAGCTATTTGTGGTGAACTTGATGTGGACGGTTTAAGAGGAGATATTGTCACAAACCGATCTGCAAGAGCTCTCGCTGCATTTGAAGGGCGCTCAGAAGTCACTGAAGACGATGTTGCCCGAGTTATTTCTTGCTCTCTTAGGCACAGACTTAGAAAAGATCCGTTAGAACAAATCGATTCAGGAGATAGAGTTATAAAGGCTTTTTGCAAAATATTTGAAAGAAGCGATCAAAACACTCTCAATGAATTCGAATTAGCTTCAGCGGAGTAA
- a CDS encoding IMS domain-containing protein gives MENNNDSFNRFKFNDLIKNIINLILIGIGLGIITGTLLKINKDEITKDYSKSDSNIGKNQKQFKPKENLKDPIPYFKKSIKSNENNYSTKDYSHLTEKYPSEVQIRILIQEWLKAKSDILSGNENSNLLKVADNKLVNIVKVQRRKDMLSGEKQIINAKIDSLEIKEQLDKRIEVNVIIQYNDKRISKYGEVIKETNLTSLKIKYILGKIKGKWKLLDFYNIK, from the coding sequence TTGGAAAATAATAACGATTCATTCAACAGATTTAAATTTAACGATTTAATTAAAAATATAATTAATCTCATTTTAATCGGTATAGGTCTAGGAATAATAACAGGCACTCTACTAAAGATTAACAAAGACGAAATTACAAAAGATTATTCTAAAAGCGATTCAAATATTGGTAAAAATCAAAAACAATTTAAACCAAAAGAGAATTTAAAAGATCCAATTCCATATTTTAAAAAGAGCATAAAAAGTAATGAAAATAACTATTCAACAAAAGATTATAGCCATTTAACAGAAAAATATCCTTCGGAAGTTCAAATTAGGATCCTAATACAAGAATGGTTAAAAGCAAAATCTGACATCCTTTCAGGAAATGAAAATTCCAATTTATTAAAAGTAGCAGATAATAAACTTGTTAATATTGTCAAAGTGCAAAGAAGAAAAGACATGTTATCAGGTGAGAAGCAAATTATAAATGCAAAAATAGATTCATTAGAAATAAAAGAACAACTCGACAAAAGGATTGAGGTTAATGTTATAATTCAATATAATGACAAAAGGATAAGCAAATATGGTGAGGTCATTAAAGAAACAAATCTTACTTCTTTGAAGATCAAATACATATTAGGTAAAATCAAAGGCAAATGGAAGCTTCTTGACTTTTATAATATTAAATAA
- the ruvC gene encoding crossover junction endodeoxyribonuclease RuvC encodes MIILGIDPGLARVGFGLIDVTLGRTKMLDCGIIKTSKSLNEGKRMLEIKKDLSELIEQWRPDLAAVEKFFFYKSSTTISVVQARGVLLMTLASFDIPILEFPPMQIKLAVTGYGHAKKDEVLEAVMRELNLETPPRPDDAADALAIALTGYFQK; translated from the coding sequence GTGATCATTCTTGGAATTGATCCAGGGCTGGCAAGAGTTGGGTTTGGCCTTATAGATGTGACACTTGGTAGAACAAAAATGCTTGATTGTGGAATAATCAAAACAAGCAAAAGTCTCAATGAAGGGAAGAGAATGTTGGAAATCAAGAAAGACTTGAGTGAATTAATAGAGCAATGGAGACCAGATTTAGCAGCGGTGGAAAAGTTTTTTTTCTATAAGTCCAGTACAACAATTAGTGTGGTTCAAGCTAGAGGTGTTTTGTTAATGACACTAGCTAGTTTTGATATACCAATATTAGAGTTTCCACCAATGCAAATCAAACTTGCTGTGACAGGCTACGGTCATGCAAAAAAAGATGAAGTATTAGAAGCAGTAATGAGAGAATTAAATCTTGAAACTCCACCTAGGCCTGATGACGCAGCAGATGCTCTGGCCATAGCTCTTACAGGTTATTTTCAAAAATAG
- the rsmD gene encoding 16S rRNA (guanine(966)-N(2))-methyltransferase RsmD: MTGQLRLLSGRKLISPIGKSTRPTTSIVRESLMNIVRSKIINSNWLDLYSGSGVIGCEAIQAGASSVLAVEINKKAYQICKSNLYTVNKASHKKVSVKVINSEANRFLKEGFEKYSEDMYKRIQIKPSRFNFIYIDPPYKSDSYCSTLENLLRGKWVEKECLAICEFSIFNQIKVPSKWIMSEQKNYGKTGLMLLTPNQA, encoded by the coding sequence TTGACAGGACAATTACGTTTATTAAGTGGGAGAAAGCTTATAAGTCCTATAGGGAAATCAACCAGACCTACTACATCAATTGTAAGAGAATCATTAATGAATATTGTCAGAAGTAAAATTATTAATTCCAACTGGCTTGATCTATATAGCGGCAGTGGAGTAATTGGGTGTGAGGCCATTCAAGCTGGAGCAAGCTCCGTATTAGCAGTTGAAATTAATAAAAAGGCATATCAAATATGTAAATCAAATCTCTATACTGTGAATAAAGCATCTCATAAAAAAGTATCTGTTAAAGTAATAAATAGTGAGGCAAATAGATTCCTTAAGGAAGGCTTTGAAAAATATTCCGAAGACATGTATAAACGTATTCAAATAAAACCCTCACGATTTAATTTCATATATATAGACCCACCTTATAAAAGCGACTCATATTGCTCGACACTTGAAAACTTATTAAGAGGTAAATGGGTAGAAAAAGAATGCTTAGCAATATGTGAGTTTTCAATTTTCAATCAAATCAAAGTGCCTTCTAAATGGATTATGAGCGAACAAAAAAATTATGGGAAAACAGGGTTAATGCTTCTCACTCCCAATCAGGCATAG
- the hisH gene encoding imidazole glycerol phosphate synthase subunit HisH yields the protein MNINIGLIDYGMGNLHSVEQSFKRLHQPLKIVKEEKDIDECHALILPGVGAFDPAMRNLKQTNLIPKLKEWNKSNKPLLGICLGLQLLFESSDEGTLEGLGLIKGKIKHLPEQQNQLIPHMGWSLLNHHKQCPLFDKKDGPQWMYFVHSFAAVPDEDIDIAASVNFGEEKITAIIWKDKLSACQFHPEKSGKSGQKLLTRWLNWAKEERLKSN from the coding sequence GTGAATATTAATATTGGTCTAATCGATTATGGGATGGGAAATCTACATTCTGTAGAGCAATCATTCAAAAGACTTCATCAGCCCTTAAAGATAGTAAAAGAAGAGAAAGATATAGACGAATGTCATGCATTGATTCTTCCTGGAGTCGGTGCATTTGACCCAGCAATGAGAAACCTTAAGCAAACCAATCTCATTCCCAAATTAAAAGAGTGGAATAAAAGCAATAAGCCTCTTTTGGGAATATGTCTTGGGCTCCAACTTTTATTCGAATCGAGTGATGAAGGAACTTTAGAGGGATTAGGGCTAATCAAGGGGAAAATAAAGCATCTACCAGAGCAACAAAATCAATTAATCCCTCATATGGGATGGTCATTATTAAATCATCACAAGCAATGCCCATTGTTTGATAAAAAAGATGGTCCTCAATGGATGTATTTTGTACATTCATTCGCAGCCGTACCTGATGAAGATATAGACATTGCTGCATCAGTTAATTTTGGAGAAGAAAAAATTACTGCAATTATATGGAAGGATAAGCTTTCAGCTTGTCAATTTCATCCCGAAAAATCAGGTAAGTCTGGGCAGAAATTGTTGACTCGCTGGCTTAATTGGGCAAAAGAAGAGAGGTTAAAGTCAAATTGA